In Carya illinoinensis cultivar Pawnee chromosome 16, C.illinoinensisPawnee_v1, whole genome shotgun sequence, a single window of DNA contains:
- the LOC122298459 gene encoding GEM-like protein 4 — protein sequence MNTYADKFVESPLVNSYDTKPWRHSDLSESSSSLRSPSSSDGSSSFKPYKEDSEKGKKKKHHVKKNNSFACRIREHVKLGPKFSETVKGKLQLGAKIIQEGGRENIFRQIFGIREGEKMLKASQCYLSTTAGPIAGLLFISTEKVAFCSQRSITVPSPTGQFIRIPYKVVIPVSKIRRASKSENEENTAQKYIEIVTEDNFEFWFMGFLRYEKAFHNLQKAISMASRF from the exons ATGAATACATACGCAGATAAGTTTGTTGAGAGTCCGTTGGTGAATTCATATGACACAAAGCCGTGGAGGCACTCTGATTTATCTGAATCCAGCAGCTCGCTTCGTAGTCCATCTTCCTCAGATGGCTCTTCCTCTTTCAAACCCT ATAAAGAGGATTCAGaaaaggggaagaagaaaaaacatcaTGTGAAGAAAAATAACAGCTTTGCATGCAGGATTCGGGAGCATG TGAAATTGGGGCCCAAGTTCTCAGAAACTGTGAAGGGAAAGTTACAATTGGGGgcaaaaataattcaagaagGAGGGAGGGAGAACATATTCAGACAGATTTTCGGAATTAGAGAAGGAGAGAAGATGTTGAAAGCTTCACAGTGCTACTTATCCACAACAGCTGGTCCAATTGCAGGATTACTCTTTATATCTACTGAGAAGGTTGCCTTTTGCAGTCAAAGATCCATAACTGTTCCTTCCCCAACTGGCCAGTTCATAAGAATACCATACAAG GTTGTAATACCGGTAAGCAAGATTCGAAGGGCCAGCAAAAGTGAGAATGAGGAGAACACAGCCCAGAAGTACATAGAAATAGTTACTGAagataatttcgaattttggtTTATGGGATTCTTACGCTATGAGAAAGCTTTTCATAATCTTCAAAAGGCCATTTCTATGGCCAGCCGGTTCTAG